The genomic region TACATACCTTAATCTCAACTCGTCGCAAGGAAAGGAAAACGTAATCTCGGCCCGGTGCgtcgttttttttttttttgcgagagaaatttccaatctattcatcaatcatggcagtacagagAACACAAGACACGTCCAACTTACACTAGTTATCTTCTTCGTGATGATGGAACTAACCCAACAGAGTTCAAGTACTAGACTTTGTATTGGTGGCGGCATTTTACTGAATTTATTTCGGTCATTTGGCGATGTGCGTTTAGTGGAGTAGATGTTCCTGTCGACTACGAAGTCATCTGTAGCGACTTTGTCAATCCAAAGATGATATGTCCGCCCAGTCTCTCAGAAGTGTGTTCATATTGATAAGTGTATGTTTGTATGTTTGAGCGattgggtatatatatatatatatatatatatatatatatatatatatatatatatatatatatatatatatatatatatatatatatagagagagagagagagagagagaaaaaatagatactaccacctagtggtagttaccaccacccTAGCTGCCCTCCGATATCTTTAGATCTGAGCGTTGATTAACGGGTTTGGTTTCACAAGTTTTCAGACTTTCTCTACCGGAGAAAATGACCAGCCCgtacccccaccccacccacccgaTTTATGTGGGAAGATAATTACCATATAACTACCTCCAGTAAAACGAGCAAGCTATATATCAAAATATATCCACCGGCCGCTGGCGTCAGGCATCCTTATGCATACTAGAATCGATCTAATGCTGGTGCATGTAGGATTTGGATTGCTAATTTAGAAGAGAAGCATTCATGGATGCATGCAATGGACCAACGACAGTGCATCAGGACGCATCAACTAACCGTACAAACATAATGTACATGACATTCTCCATACTACATGCGTACATATATATACTCCTTCAAAAAAAATATGTGTCCACTAACGAATCTGTAACACATAGTCCCGTCTGAATTTCCTAAAAAAAAGTACTCCTATCTAAACAAAAATACATACAAAGTCAGCAACTCCATAAATATCTCGTTTATATTATATATGCACAACAGTCCACCGTAGATACTACATACACCATTCTAAAATAAGAAGTATATTTCTTCATACTACAAGACACATATACTCCACCCtccataaaaaagcatatatactCCATGTTCTAAGAAATACATACTCCATACTCTTGGTGGTTCCCAATACTAAGTTCAAAATTAATATACTACATACTTTTTTTTCTTGACAGTTCATACAATATACTACATACTAAAAAAACTATATCTACTTCAAAAAGGTATACTACATACTCTCTGTGAAAAACAATTATATGTAGACATGCACATACTCCATGTGAAAATTTATAAATATACTCCATAATATAGCAGTATAGTAGTATGTAGTACATACCATAATTCTGAAACGAACTATAAATTACATACGAAATACTACTTTTTTGGCACACATATATATTTTGTGCATTCACGTAAAAGAGTATTAATACTCCAGCTTGGTGTTAATAATCCGTACTCAAATAATCAAATGCTTATACTTCACACTCCAATTTTACTTAGTAGTGCATACTCCATACTACAAAAGTTACATGTTAAAACTCCATACTACAGGTATACATGGGGAGTGAGTATACTCTATGCGGTTCTAAAAAAGACAATATATTTCGTACTATAATAGAAGAATCAAAAAAGAGTTATACGTTCCCATACTACCTTTTTCCAACAAGAAAAACTTGTTAAAAAAAGAGAGATAAATACGTACTCTGGATAAGAAAATTACCATCCATCTACGGTGCTTATCAAGAATAATCAGCACCACTTAAAGAAAAAGAATAATCAGCTTCACGTTCACAGGCTTATCCGATGAAAATATTGTTGTACGCACCCAAGATTGAGGAGATCGTTGCAACAGCCTGCCACCCGCTTGCCGGATTATTTCATAATAAAAACTGAATTAGTTTCTGCCTACTAAATTGCATTGGCACCCGTTAACAGTATCCATTACCCGGTTGATTTGATGCCACGTTTGAGGGACGGGAAAGAGGGACACGTGGAGGCCAAAGAAGGtgatggtaactaccactgcttgtagataaaaattgtcatatatatatatatatatatatatatatatatatatatatatatatatatatatatatatatatatatatatatatatatatatataggtaaattatatgggacacctaggtgcctgggcacgtAGATGCCCGTTATAGTAAGTGATATTCATGGTGCGTGATGTACAATCCACGACATATGACTTTCCAAATTTTGTTTGCATGCACTATCAGTTCTAATAGGCAATTATTGCTTTCGAAAAATAATATTCTAGTACTTTCCTAGCAATGATTCCTTTCCTAAATAAAAGGGTATGTATATACACTTTGATTTTTTAAGGTATCAAATATGACAAAATAATACGAAATATCGTCGCAAATGTTTGTATGTATAATTACGACGTATATTATGCATTCTTCTGGTGTTTTACTTTTCAAGGTATCTAGTATTAAAAAAATTAGGGCCGGGTCACACTTTTTGGCGactaatatttttttcaaaaataaagtcATCAAATAATATTAAATGTAATCCTAATTATTTTTACTTTTACAAATATATATGATGCATGCTAATACCCACACGTGATTTTTAGTACGTACATGGACCTAACATATCATACCCGCATACCCTTTTTCAATACATGCATGCTTTGAAGATACACGCAAAACTAATATACTTTGAACGGTACATAACCCAAAAAATGATACACCATTTTTTAATACACGTAAAATATTTTGAGACATACTCGTAAATGATATTAGAGATATACCCAAAAATAGTACAATTTACATATACGGCAGATATTTATTAGGTATATGAAAAAGTTAGTACGTGACTAGGTATATGATTTTTATAGGTATATAAATTAGTACGTGACTAGGTATATGAATTAGTACGCGACTAGATATATGATTTTTATAGATATATAAATTAGTACGTGACTAGGTATATGATTTTTATAGATATATAAATTAGTAcgtgatgaagtatatgagtttttatAAGTATATGAATTAGTACGTGAATTTTTATAGGTATATGAATTAGTACGTGACAAGGTATGTACAAAAAAAGTATAACCATCAATTAAATATGCGTAGCATGCATGAACCATTAATTGATGATTTTCTCTTTCTTGTTTAATGAGGGTATTAAGCGTTTAGATCAAGCAATAATTCTTTCCTAATTAAAGAGTCAAAGTATATATATATACCGCGTTCAAAAAACTTATGCTTACTATCGGTGGGATCGGCCCGACTAAGCAGCTCAGTATGGAGTAATATATATTCCTGGCTATTGGCCCAACTGGCCAGTTCAGACTATCTTTCTGGGCTGGTGCAACTGCAAGCAGGCACGCAACATGGTCGTCGGGTCTGATCTCTCTCGGTTTCAGCGCCGAGATGTGCCGCGCACGGGCGGGCATGGCGAGGTCGAAATGATGGGGCGGCAATGGGAGAAAAGAAACTGCCCCAGCTAGTGTAGCTGGTAGCTAGCTAGGTCTTCTCCGGCCGGCCACGCGCCGGGGTCGGTACGGCGGCGAGCAGCCGATCGGCCCCGCTCCGGTCAACTCAGCGGCCGTCTCCGTCGGGAACCATCAGATCACTTGCCATCTTGGGAGAGATGTAGGGGCTGTTTGATTTATGACTAACTTTGTCAAAGATTGTCATATTTAAGGTTAGACAAGTTTGATCAAGTTAGGTGAGTGTTTCGTTCAAGCACATCTTAGGCAAGTCATACTTGGACCTCACATGACATATACACAAAAAGTGTGACAAAATTTTCTTAGGCTTGTCAACTTgtggttcttattttgatgaacTAATCTTAATCAAGTTTGATaaaaatgtgtggcaaaatgtGGCAATACTAATCCTAAAACCAAACAGCCTCGTACAGTAGCATCCCCCCTCACCCAGCACGTACTACGGCCCTCACGCTTGCGTAGTAGGCCTACGCTTCAGATTGAACCGTGACTCTACCTGCACCAGTCATCATCAGATAATTAGGTTAACCGGCAACTGATGCTGGTCAACGATTGACCGCCGGCGACAACGCTGCGGCAACCTGCTCAGACATGCTCGGATTTTCAAAATTTCCACATAAATGGAATGTTAGGCGGTCACTGTTGAAGAGTTGCAGGTTTATAAAAAAGAGGTAATAGCACCCAAGTACCTTAACTTGCATgaaatgtgatgatttagtccccgGCCTATCACAGCTTGGCAAGTAGCAGCCAGATGGCTTGACCGGTCTTTGTCCGCACTTTTGCAGGAAACACCCTGCCGTCTTCTCTAATTAGGCGAGGTATCCAGTAAAAAATGCTATTCAGTGCAAATCTGAAAATCATCATCGTGACTGTTCGATCAGTAGCTAATGGTACAGACTAGAGGTGGACTAATAACCAGCCACTTAAGATTATTTTGCACATAACCCCTTCTCCTATGACCCCTGTCCTTGCTTTGTTCCGGCGGCGGCACGGCGCACTCCCCATGCGACGATGACTCAGTGCTGCAGCGGCGGTGCTCTCCCCTCGGTCGACGACTCGATGGAGTGGCGCTCTTGCACGTGACGGCGGTGCTAGGGCGCTGCCTCCAAGCACCGGCTACTCGGCGGCCGCAATGCTAGTCACCACGCCACCCAGCCACGGCGGCCGTGGGGCTGCCTTCACGCGACGACGACTTAGCGACCGCACGGGACGGCGGCCGTGGTGCTGCCCTCACGCTACAACGATTCTGTGGCTAGGTCGTTGCCCAACGCCATGAAGTCTTGGCCCGCAATGTTGATCTCCACACGCCGGTGATTCGCTGGCCGCAGTGCTGCCCCCGTGAATCGTCTGCCGCCTCCACGCTACGGCGATTCAGCGACCTCGGTGCTGGACCGACGCGAGGGCGTGAGCGTGCAGGTGGAAGAAGCCGCTTCCTGACGTGCAGATTTTCTGTATCCGAGtgtatctgaaattctgaatactATGATTTTGCTACTGTGTAGATTTTGCTCCAAAACTTTATGAGAGGAAGAAGTTTTTTCGTCATACAAACTCCGCCTTGCTCACTCTGTTCCAACGTTGGTGAGCAAACTGTACTGTCTATCACTTTTTGTAGCAGATAAAAGCTCAACAATTTAGAATCATCGTTGAGCAAACTGTGCTACAATTTTGAGCCTTGCTCCGTAAATTTGAGCCAAAAGCACTGCACAAAATTATGTGTTCTACCTCTTCTCAAATTGTGCTTTGCTCGATGTACGGTTGCTCACATTGTTGAGAAAATTGTAGTGTATATTCAGAAGCATTGTTGATCCTACAGTATTGCTGTTTTATCACTCTTGATAGAATAAAAAAGCTCATAATTTCAGAACCAAAGTACACTCATTTTTAACTTCATTCAGAATGTATCGGAACACTACATTCAGCTATATATTCAGACTTTTCTGAACGCAGCTACTGATCATGGCCACCAGCTCGCGCATCTCTGTGTATGGTGCCGTCCGGGATGGGGCTTGCTGGCTGTGGCATGGAGCAGGCAGGCTCTGGTGTGGCCGACGCGGGCCTCGTCGCCTGCGCAGCCCCGCCCCGCCGCGACATGGCCGTCGTCGCCCGTGAGGCTGTCTCTGGGCCGACGCCGCAGGCACCGTCACTTTCCCCATGGGTGGCATGCCGGCATCCCTggctgtaagacaataagttttgggaaccagcacaaccctctaggggtggcttatctcattatatataatggttctgttacaatacgtacataggtacagaagctatacatagtctaacaccctccctcaatcttagccactttctaaagaactgagaagggtaagattgcgcctaccaGCCGCAAACTGTGGCagtggtaaaggcttagtgaagatgtctgcaagttgatccttagatgagataaacttgatctggagttgcttctgtgatacacgttcccgtacaaagtgatagtcaacttcaatgtgtttcgttcgggcatgaaatactggatttgcagaaaggtatgtagcaccgatgttatcacaccaaagaataggaggctgtggttgagacaaacccaactcctgaagcaaagactgcacccaaataatctctgcagtagcattagccacagccttgtactcagcttcagtactgctacgtgacacagtagcctgtttccgaacactccaggcgatcaaattagggccaaagaatactgcataaccccccgtggatcgcctgtcatctgggctaccagcccaatctgcatcagagaaggccgaaaggacccgagaggaagtcggccgaatatgcataccaaatgtcagggtgaactgaacataacgaagaatgcgtttaacagcagcccaatgagtatctctgggagcctgaagatactgacaaaccctgttaacagcataagagatatctggtctcgtgatcgtcaagtactgaagtccaccaacaatgctcctgtactctgtggcatccgcaggagacaaaagctcaccatcaacagctgttatcttgtcagtagacgacatgggtgtggtggtcggtttgcacttcagcatgcccgctctttgtaacaactccaaggagtacttcttctgcgtaaggacaagaccagtagcacgagaagtgacctcaactccaagaaagtagtgaagcttcccaagatctttgaccgcaaaatcagcaccaagagagcagacaagagcatcagcagcatactgagaagagctgacaaggataatatcatcgacatataccaaaagatacatagtgacttctggcttctgtagaagaaataatgaagtgtcagcagtggacggcacaaacccatgagcacgaagggcagaggcaaggcgggcatgccaggcacgaggagcttgcttcaaaccatatagtgctttggagagacgacaaatatagtcaggacgatcaggatcagagaaaccaggcggctgtttcatataaacctcttcctccaaaaaaccatgtagaaaagcattctgcacattaagttgacgaagtgaccaaccacgagaaacagcaatggagagaagaagccgaatagtggtaggcttgacgacaggactgaaggtgtcctcatagtcaagaccatggcgctgccgaaaaccgcgagcaacaagtcgcgctttgtaacgctcaatagatccatccgaatgcttcttcactttgaatacccattttgagtcaataatatttacccgtggtggtggaggaacgagagtccatgtcttgttacgaaggagagcatgaaactcctgctccatagcctctcgccaatgtggaatgcgcagggcagcctgatatgagcgaggctcagaagatggatccgcaacagcagcagccaaacaagcagccaaccaagcaaccgtaccatccttacgttccttaggtttgaaaatgccactgcgactgcgtgtatgtggtcgggacacaggaaccaccgaggtcgacagAGCAGCCTGCAAcaggctggaggacggcgacgttgacgagtcagccggtgacgaggagccagacacagtagcctcgggctcggtcggcgaagaaggtcggcccaccggcgaaaccggcagagcagacgaagcagctggcgacgccggcgtcacagaccgggccgatggcgagcccggcacagtgggccgtggcgcggccggtgtcgcgggccgatccgcagatgaaggcgacgtgaggacagcgtcgcggacccgagctgcaggcgaagacgacgtgacgggccgagccgcgggcgaagacggcgtgacaggCCGAGCCGTTGAAGACTCGACAGCTGCTAGCGAAGAGGGCCGAGCCGCTGGAGACTCGGCGGTCGCTGGCGtaacggaccgagcagtggagatgctcggcgcgacgggctcttcgggtgaccatgcatgggcacgcgaatcgatgccatgcaacatagggcgatcaaCGTTCCCATCAgaaggcggtgatgatgatggtgaatcctccaacagctccaaacgagccccacgtccggttcctgcaccatggttaggtaacagcaaaggagagtatgcaacatcatcaaattggtcagaagcaacagaggatgaatgcagagatggtggttcgacagtggacacaggaagtttggcaaagggaaaaacatgctcatcaaacacgacgccccgagatatatagacacgattagtgggaacatgaagacatttgtaacctttatgaagagagctatagccaagaaaaacacacttcttagaacggaactcaagcttgcgcttattatatggaccaagatgcggccagcaagcacacccaaataccttgaaaaaggtataatcaggttgttcattaaggagaacctcaatgggagtcttcatgtttaaaacacgagtgggagtacggttgatgagaaagcatgcagtggtgaaagcatcactccaaaaccgaaacggaacagatgcatgggccaaaagagtaagaccagcttcaacaatatgacgatgcttacgttcgactgaaccattctgctgatgtgtatgtggacatgctaaacgatgagctatcccaagcgactgaaagaaggagttgaggttgcgatactcgccccccccagtccgactggacatgaacaattttgtgcttgagaagacgttcaacatgtttttgaaactgaacaaaaatatcaaacacatcagatttgcgtttaataaggtaaagccaggtaaagcaactataagcatcaacgaaactgatatagtaattatgaccactgacagaagtctgagcaggaccccatacatctgaaaacacaagttctaaaggatgtttcacctcacgactgaactccgaaaaaggaagttgatgactcttcccctgctgacaagcatcacacactgctacatctttattactagacaaactaggaagctcatgacgacgcaaaatatgacggacaataggtgtggccgggtgaccaagacgagcatgccactgtgacggagagacccgaactccactgaaaacacgggcgacgccaggatgctccagacggtagaggccctggcacaaccgcccactaagaagaatgtccctcgtgccccgatccttaataaaaagatcaaaagggtgaaattcacaaagcacattattatcacgtgtgagtttaggaactgaaagaagattacgggtcacagatggaactcaaAGAACATTgtgaagctgaagactcctattggcatgtttagtgagaagagatgcttgaccaatatgagagatgtgcatacctgctccattggcggtgtggatcttgtcggagccatgatagggttcacgagtgtgaagcttccccatctcgctggtcagatgctctgtcgccccagagtccatgtaccagtgtggatcgatggagtaggactgagtgtgtccctgttgcttctgcggcgcgggacgatcagccatggcgacctgacgggcattgttgtgtgtatctttgccgtcattgccaagaccaaggaagcttcgctggaagcgcttatgacacttggaggcctagtgcccatcgcggccacaaagctggcacacacgtggaccacCAGCCCCCgataaggtcgcagtaggtgggggggccgaggcgggcgacggtggcagccccaagggagaccggggtgatgaagaagaacggccacccttggtggcggcgttggccgagagggagccagtgcccctggtgcggcgagtctcgacccgttgctcagtgagaaggagccgagagaaaacctcgtgtgccagcatgggtgtcgagttgccccgctcgttgatgatctcgactaaggcatcatactcctcatcaagaccattgacaataaacgagttgaactcggagtcggttaggggctgtccaatggaggccaatttgtcggcgaggcccttgaccttgttgtagaactcagtggcagtggagtcaagcttctgacactctccaagctgacgacggagtgcagagacacgagcctgggactgcgctgcaaaggtgagctcaaggatggtccaggcctcatgagacgtcttcgcgaagacaacaaggccggcaactgccggcgagagcgacccctggatggaggagaggttcgcctggtcctgccccgtccagacgcgatgggccggattgtagaccggatcgtgcacgctgtctaccagcgcgggtgggcagggaagcgatccgtcgacgtagcctagcaggtagtgactccccaagagcgggagaacctgcgcacgccagaagatgtagttgtcggcggagagcttgatggtgatgagatgaccgaagtgaaacggcggcggcgaagacgatcccatcgaggaggctgcctggggtgcaaacaccatggaggcagccggaggcacagaagccgatgcgggaggaggcgggaccgcagccagggcgggcgccgcaaagctcacagccggtgcggacgccgcaaggcccgcggccggggcggacgccgccaaccccgccagcggggcggtgtgatccgcttgcggcaggagcggcgggacgacgcctgcggagtccgcagcggacggcggcgccgcggtgtggactaCGAGATCACGCccgagcgagggcgccggcggcgtggagaagacggagccgatgctccttgtctcGATCGGAGCGGGAacggagacggcatcgagcgggaggttgagcagagccgcaagagaggttgggaggaagcccgcagcagtggaaccggtggtggcggcgctcgacatggcggcggcgcgatcggtggcgctgCGGCGgtggtgaaggcggcggcggcggtgcgggtattagggtttagaagcggaagcgatcgtaacctagcgtgataccatgtaagacaataagttttgggaaccagcacaaccctttaggggtggcttatctcattatatataatggttctgttacaatacgtacataggtacagaagctatacatagtctaacactgGCCTCGGCTCCTCGGGAGCCCTCCCTGCGGAGGGGGCTCCGACGCAGGGGTGCCGTCGTGGCCGCTGCAGGTGTCGCGAGGGTTCCAGGGAGATAAGTAATGGAGCAACAGAGAACGCATCCCCGAGTAATTTTACTAATTTATCGAGTAAATAGGGGGAGCATGGACAAGGGTCCGCGGTGCGGTCGTGGTAGTGTCCGAGCGCTTTTGAAGGGTGTACCGGCGGGAGAACCAGGTGGCGATGAGCTCCTGCATCGTGATCGGGCAGGTCGGATGGCCCAGCACCATCCACCGGGAGATATGCAGTTAATTGCACCTTAACATCCAGTGTGCGGGTTAATTAGAGAAGACGACAGGGTGTTTCCTGCAAAAGTGCGGACGAAGACCGGTCAAGCCCCTTGCCAAGCTGTGATAGGCCGGGACCAAATCATCACATCTAATGCAAGTTGGGGTATGGTGGAGTCAAGTTTTGTAAGTTTGGAACTAAATCATCACGTTCTGTGCAAGTTAGGGTACCACGGGTGCTATTACGTCTTTGAAAAATGATACTAGGACTGGCACAAGGGCGACTGGTGCAAGCATCAGCCGCTGCCGTGTTTGATCCTGTCGCGTTGAGCTGTGCGTCCATCACTCCTTGGAACTTTCAGCTGCCTGCCCTGCCCTGCCTACTGGTAATAAATTTGTAGTGGCCGCAACAGAAAGGGCCCCCGGCTCCCCAATGAGGAGGAGGACTCACAGGCTTCATGGCCATGGCTTCGGTCTGTGTACCACAAAAGTTAACCAGAGGGTCGTAGGGCCGTGCCATCATTCGCGAGCTATTGGTGGAGCGGGCATGGAGATGGAGCCCTGTGCTGTGCAACCAGCTGGGCGGGAGAGAAGGCGGTACCGTGGTAGTGGTGGGAGCAGCCCTTGCGCCGGTTCCTGTTCACTGACGAGAGGTTTGGGGGTGTAAACCTCAGATCAAGAGTGTAAACTTGAGGGAAGGCTTTGAATCTTCTCCTTGGGGAGCACCACCCACACCCTCACTCCTTTGCACTACCCAACATTAACAACCGTGTCCCTCCCGGGGACCCCGATCGACACACTGCACGACACAGCGCCTCCTTCTCcatcccccagccggcccagcataTGAGAATACTATGATCCCTTCCCTCCCTTCCACTCCATCTTGGCTTCACCTCCCACACATGCGTACAAGAGAACCCACGCACTGACCCTCCCCAACCCCCAAtcaccgcctccgcctccgcttCAATGGACGGACAGAGCCACCCCCTCGCAATGCACTGAGCAGACCGGCATTGCCGCCACCTCCTCGTCTTCTTAGTCAGTGAGCCACGGGTTCTTTGTTTCGGTGGTTGTGTGCGGGTCCAAGAAGGGGCGGGAGCTGACCGGGAGCGGCAATGGCCGCCGGGAGGAGGCTGTCGGAGCTGCTCCAGGAGCAGCAGGAGCCGTTCCTCGTCGAGGCCGCCAAGATTCGGAGGCCGCGGCGCGGCCgtggcgggggaggaggagggtcTTGCTGCCCCGTGGCCGCGTGCCAGCGGCTGCTCAGGCTCTGCAACCACGGCTTCAAGAAGAGGAGCGGCGGCATTAGCGGCCTGAGGTCCGCGCTGAGCAAGGTGCTGTGCGGCAAGGCCGTGAGGAGTGTGTTGCGCTGGGAAAATCTTGGCGGCGGGTGCTTCACCGGCGTCGGCGACCGCGAGTTCCGCCGGCTGCGGCGGTCCGCCGTCTACAGCGGCGAATGCGATGCCTGTGCCATGGAGTTTGACGACGACGACGGGTATGAGCGGCAGGGAGGAGCGAGGTGGAAGACGGACATGGAGATCGACTCGTCGCGGCAGCTCAGCCCGGTCTCCGTCCTGGAGCTGCACTCCGACGACGACTCTCCGGTGCATCCTCGTTGTAAGCTCTCCGGCCTCAATTAATCGTCGCGCCATGGACCCAGTCTCGTGTTAAAATCCCAGTAGGCTGATTTTGTCTTTCTTGTTTGTTTTGCTCTGTTCTTTGGACAACAGGGGAGGAGGACGAGAAGCCATCAACCTCCGGGAGCTCACCCTCAGCTCCATCCTCAGACTTCCACGGCCCCACCTCGCCGTGCTTCACCTACAACGTCCACGACGGCAAGGCTCTTGCAATGGAGACGacggaggaagaggacgaggagacGGCCGgcaaccgcggcggcggcggcggcggcaagtgcGTCGAGGAGCAGATCTC from Triticum aestivum cultivar Chinese Spring chromosome 4A, IWGSC CS RefSeq v2.1, whole genome shotgun sequence harbors:
- the LOC123082446 gene encoding uncharacterized protein, which translates into the protein MAAGRRLSELLQEQQEPFLVEAAKIRRPRRGRGGGGGGSCCPVAACQRLLRLCNHGFKKRSGGISGLRSALSKVLCGKAVRSVLRWENLGGGCFTGVGDREFRRLRRSAVYSGECDACAMEFDDDDGYERQGGARWKTDMEIDSSRQLSPVSVLELHSDDDSPVHPRWEEDEKPSTSGSSPSAPSSDFHGPTSPCFTYNVHDGKALAMETTEEEDEETAGNRGGGGGGKCVEEQISSWERIAGDIYKIPGMVELDLSESGQQWRGLLPEVREIGARIETLIFEEIRRETVCDMLASHSTFSPTSR